TCTTGGGCATGGGGCTTAAAACCCAATGTGCTAATAATACCCTCTTTATCCTGGCTCTTAGCCAGTTATCAGTGATATGTTATTCAATCTGGGAGGGGATTGTCTTTGAGTTATCCAATGAAAAGGTTTAATATTTACACGTTACATGGAATTGATTAGGTTTGTCCACTTTCGTTACCTATGCTATGTGTTTCTTGATCATCCATTAGACCATTCAGGTTAAACAGTTTTTGGCATTCTCTTAATCCCCAATAAAtttttatcaagttattaaatatttttatataataaaacaaaatgaGGATGCTAAGtggtaaaattataaaagataAAACCAGTAATGAACAAAAATTACTGTTAATTTAGGAGTAGTGTTGCTAAATGATATGATGCAAGAATGTCATTGAGGcggcatggacatgtgcaatgGGAAGCTTTTGAATGCTATTATATAGATGGGCGATTTGATTCAGactgaaggagctaaaagagacAGAAATATGTCTAAAATGATTCTAGGAGAAGTAGTGATGAAAGACATTGgccttgaatagagctgattggagaaaaataatccttgtagccgacctcatttaattgggataagattgagttgagttgaattaTATTGATAAATGGAGAATTTGGTAATATGTGTATCTAATAGTCTCATCTTGCTAAATTATATCAGTCCATGACTATGTTGTTAAAAAATATGGAGCTTGATAGAAAATagtagaaaaacaaagaaatttacATCTTGTAGCAAGACCAACAAGACTTTTAAGTTAAAAACACTCCAAAGATATATTGAAATCTTTGCCACTTCTTTCTAATGCCattttataggatttttggcAGATTCAAAGTTGATTTCAACCAATTCGGATCTAATTCAAATCGAAATCAGTGCAGATCAATCCATGCCCAATTCTAGGTTTTAAACCTTACAAGTGATTATTTACAAGCTTTGTAAAACTTAAATTTCCTGATTTATATGAAATAGCTTAAAGAAAGTTTCCAAAATAGAGTGGGTAGGGTTGtatccaacccaacccaactcaattCAACCCAAGCCAAGAGAAAAATTAGAGGCTGAGGCCTGATGGGTTGCAAGGTTTGGAAAAAGATTCTCTCCAATTAACCATCTGACAACTGGGTGAACATGAGGATGCGTGTCCAAATCCTTCCAATCATTCGATGGTTAATTCGGCATTGACTGGGCAGCCTACTAATtagagaggagccggatccgcAGGGTTTGGGTTTTTAGCCGGCCCACAAAGGAGACCCATGAAAGACATAAAGGAGATATGGCCGTTGGGGCCTGTTAGTATCCAGGTGTACACAAATTGCAGAATCTCTTGGGTCTCCACAACCTCTCCGATTTCCAAGCCAAACAAACAACCGGAAACCAATGTCggtggaaggaaagaaaaataggaaaataaaacaaccaaaaaaatgaaaaaatcaatAGGAGTCTCTCTGCTCCTCCAATCATTTCCTTTGCCTCTGCAACTGTTCGTCTtccataggaaaaaaaaaagcttcaaaCAGAGGAAAAGCAGAAAGATCTATAATGGTAAAAGGCGAAACACAAACCTTAACCTTTCAAAAGGAATGCGTGTTGCTTTCTCCAAGGAATCTCTTCACTGGTTACTCCAGTTGAAGGTAACTTAGGATTCTCAACCAAACCCAATTCGTTAAACTCTTTCGAAGGTTTGTTGGTTGAAGAGTTTTTCGATTTGTTAAAGGGTTTGGTTGgggattgaaagagagagagagagatttagagAGATTAGGAAATGCCAAGAAGCATTGTGCAAATCGGCAGTCCTAGCCCTAGATGTTCCTTTGATGGTTTTGGAGGAGATTTCCCAACTTTTAGTCCTTTGTGTAGCGATGTTGTTAGTCGCCGGAGTTATTACCACAAACTTCCTCAACTGCTCTACAAGCTCTCTATTCTCAAATTGGATGGTTCTTCCTTTGGTATAGCTTCTTCtgcctcttccctctcttttatCGCTCTCGATATGATCTGCATTGCAATGAATTATTTGGATTgaattgggtttgggtttgggtttggattttgtttctTCAGATGTTCAAGTTGCGAGGACGTCTTCAGTCGCCGAAGTCAAGGAGGCGATAGAGGATTTCTTTCATTTGTCGCCAAAGGATGGTCAAGACGAAATTTCCTGGTAAGGTTAAATACCATTTCTGAACAATCTGAGTATAAATGGGTAACTGATGATTCATTGAAATAACCTGATCCGAGACGTCTCTTAAAATTGTTTAACTTTGGTGTCTCTGGTTGAAAACCATCGTTTTGCTTCTTTTACCATGAAAATGGATGggaatttttttgggtgatatTACAGGGGATTAAGGTTTGATTCTTCCCTTTGATCCCATGCATGCAGGTCACACGTATGGGGTCATTTCTGCTTAAGCTTTGAAGGTCAGAAACTAGTTAACGACAAGGCTTATATCAGAAGTTTTGGGATCAAGGATGGTGACCAGGTGtgtttggatttattttattattctcaTTGCTTAGTATAATGGGTTTTGGTAAATTGTCATACTAGTTGtctttcaatttgaaatattctgaaGATCAAATAAGCAAAGAAACATGGTAAACTCATAGAAGTAGCTGGCAAAGACTGATACATATAtgttgcatatatatatatatatatatttacataacATAGGCATTCATGTTGTGTTTCACTAGGTGTAGTAGTTATT
Above is a genomic segment from Macadamia integrifolia cultivar HAES 741 unplaced genomic scaffold, SCU_Mint_v3 scaffold_210A, whole genome shotgun sequence containing:
- the LOC122071334 gene encoding U11/U12 small nuclear ribonucleoprotein 25 kDa protein-like; the protein is MPRSIVQIGSPSPRCSFDGFGGDFPTFSPLCSDVVSRRSYYHKLPQLLYKLSILKLDGSSFDVQVARTSSVAEVKEAIEDFFHLSPKDGQDEISWSHVWGHFCLSFEGQKLVNDKAYIRSFGIKDGDQVCLDLFYYSHCLV